One Mesorhizobium sp. L-2-11 genomic region harbors:
- a CDS encoding CoA transferase subunit A has translation MAKNIEQGMRIALPVDYAGVSMAMTKPIIERGAGDLHLICVPTGGLQVDQLVGAGLVRTVETSAVSLGEAGGAPRFNEAVRAGAIRVMDATCPAIHAGLMAAQKGSPFVPMRGLIGTDVLRYRSDWRVIDNPFAESGDPIVLIPAIRPDIAVFHAPVADRFGNVWIGRRRELAAMAYASAKTVVTVERIVEESLLLSETTAAGTLPAIYVTAVAHAPKGAWPYGLWGEYPTDTAELLRYAGAARTADGFADYMRADAMEPVQ, from the coding sequence ATGGCGAAGAACATCGAACAGGGCATGCGGATCGCCCTGCCTGTCGATTATGCCGGCGTCTCGATGGCCATGACGAAGCCGATCATCGAACGGGGCGCCGGCGATCTTCACCTGATATGCGTTCCGACCGGCGGCCTTCAGGTCGACCAGCTGGTCGGCGCGGGCCTGGTGCGGACGGTGGAGACCAGCGCCGTGTCGCTCGGCGAAGCCGGCGGCGCCCCCCGCTTCAACGAGGCGGTCCGTGCAGGCGCGATCCGGGTGATGGACGCGACCTGTCCGGCCATTCATGCCGGCCTGATGGCGGCGCAGAAGGGAAGCCCCTTCGTGCCGATGCGCGGCCTCATCGGCACCGACGTCCTGCGCTATCGCAGCGACTGGCGGGTGATCGACAACCCCTTCGCGGAGTCTGGCGACCCGATTGTTCTCATTCCCGCCATCAGGCCGGACATCGCCGTTTTCCATGCCCCGGTCGCCGACCGTTTCGGCAATGTGTGGATCGGACGCAGGCGCGAGCTCGCCGCGATGGCCTATGCCTCCGCCAAGACAGTCGTGACGGTCGAGCGCATCGTGGAGGAGAGCCTGCTCCTGTCGGAGACCACCGCCGCGGGCACCTTGCCGGCGATCTACGTGACCGCGGTCGCCCATGCGCCGAAGGGCGCGTGGCCGTACGGCTTGTGGGGCGAATACCCGACCGACACCGCCGAACTCCTCCGCTATGCCGGCGCGGCACGGACCGCCGACGGCTTTGCCGACTACATGCGAGCCGACGCGATGGAGCCCGTGCAATGA
- a CDS encoding ABC transporter ATP-binding protein produces the protein MADEMAWRVERRSIADNAPGAAGDAKGRSVIGSGLAIRDVVKSYGAFRAADQISLDIEPGEFITLLGPSGSGKTTLLNLIAGFQRLDEGEIAVDGQAVHDVPTHKRGFGMVFQSYALFPNMTVTQNVAFPLRMAGIDRATAERRVAETLEIMRLSDHAGKMPSQMSGGQQQRVAIARAIVLRPKVVLMDEPLSALDRRLRESIQIEIRQLHQALGSTILFVTHDQGEALTMSDRIAVMDAGRIIQVGTPTEIYRRPKDRFVASFVGESNLIEAEVVQKRGSTMTLKNRAGYLFSAESRDAIDVGRVTVLVRPERIAISDMPAASSIPAVVTSALFLGEILRVEARMEGGETLLIRCTDRVGRPLPSVGDPLHLSWGAEDCWVLS, from the coding sequence ATGGCCGACGAGATGGCCTGGCGCGTCGAGCGCCGCAGCATCGCCGACAATGCCCCTGGCGCCGCGGGCGACGCCAAGGGGCGAAGCGTGATAGGATCGGGTCTCGCCATTCGCGATGTGGTGAAGTCCTACGGCGCCTTCCGCGCCGCCGACCAGATAAGCCTCGATATCGAGCCCGGCGAATTCATCACGCTGCTTGGTCCCTCGGGCAGCGGCAAGACGACGCTTCTCAACCTCATAGCCGGCTTCCAGAGGCTCGACGAGGGTGAGATTGCGGTGGATGGTCAGGCCGTCCACGACGTGCCGACCCACAAGCGCGGCTTCGGCATGGTCTTCCAGAGCTATGCCCTGTTCCCCAACATGACCGTGACGCAGAACGTCGCGTTTCCGCTGCGCATGGCCGGCATCGACCGCGCAACGGCTGAGCGGCGCGTCGCCGAAACGCTCGAGATCATGCGGCTGTCGGACCATGCCGGGAAGATGCCGTCGCAGATGTCGGGCGGCCAGCAGCAGCGCGTGGCGATCGCACGCGCCATCGTGCTGCGGCCCAAGGTCGTGCTGATGGACGAGCCGCTGAGTGCCCTCGACCGGCGGCTTCGCGAGTCGATCCAGATCGAGATTCGCCAGCTCCACCAGGCCCTCGGCTCGACGATCCTGTTCGTGACCCACGACCAGGGCGAGGCCCTGACCATGAGCGACCGCATCGCGGTCATGGACGCCGGCAGGATCATCCAGGTCGGCACGCCGACCGAAATCTATCGTCGCCCGAAGGACCGTTTTGTCGCCTCCTTCGTCGGCGAGAGCAACCTGATCGAGGCGGAGGTCGTGCAAAAGCGCGGCTCCACCATGACGCTCAAGAACCGCGCCGGCTACCTATTCAGCGCCGAGAGTCGTGACGCGATCGACGTCGGACGCGTAACAGTCCTCGTCCGCCCGGAGCGCATCGCGATCTCCGATATGCCGGCGGCGAGCTCGATTCCGGCGGTCGTCACCTCGGCGCTCTTCCTCGGCGAAATCCTGCGCGTCGAGGCACGGATGGAAGGCGGGGAGACCCTGCTCATCCGCTGCACCGACAGGGTCGGCCGCCCGCTGCCGTCGGTCGGCGACCCGCTGCATCTCAGCTGGGGCGCCGAAGACTGCTGGGTCCTGTCATGA
- a CDS encoding ABC transporter permease subunit has product MTTAAFDARPARTPAVRLSQRIKDPALLLLPAAGFLAFIYLLPLIDLSRISVSGPTWSVYFERVFSVPLYWESLLRTMQISFTVACLCLLLGYPTALLIHRSRGVAQVLIATAIVLPYFIAILIRTYAWMVLLGRNGPVNKLMTALGVFAEPAQLLFNRGSVLLGMTAVLLPLMVLSIYASVARLDQSLARAAQAAGAGPIAVFWRVLFPLTLPGVGAGFLLVFVTALGFFITPTLLGGPADQMFAMHITQQADFATSEGFLQSLAVVLLVITLAVVGIAGRFLGFEFIWGGSRLSDAAAKPAAGAARRGSARRRSPASAAADAIGWPLLRLAGRLPQSFGTWTVRVMGGVVVAGLILPIVVVMIISFSSATYLTFPPPAISLRWYEKFFSDSNWMAAFWNSLAIASMSACIAVTLGASAAMGIVRSRIRGKAAIMLLLVSPVIVPPVVLGLSLYTLFLRFDLVGSMWGLAAAHAIGGLPIVVVIVAASLQAVDPRLEQAAAVHGASPVTVFASVTLPAIAPGLAAASFFAFLHSFDELVLSLFLSSAHLKTLPLMLWADINYQLNPVLAVVSTLEVLLVVGGIALARPVLAGSRGVA; this is encoded by the coding sequence ATGACGACCGCCGCCTTTGACGCGCGGCCGGCGCGCACCCCTGCGGTCCGGCTTTCGCAGCGGATCAAGGATCCCGCCTTGTTGCTGCTGCCGGCGGCCGGCTTCCTCGCCTTCATCTATCTGTTGCCGCTGATCGACCTCAGCCGCATCAGCGTGAGCGGGCCGACCTGGTCGGTTTATTTCGAGCGCGTCTTTTCGGTTCCGCTCTACTGGGAATCGCTTCTGCGCACGATGCAGATCTCGTTTACCGTCGCGTGCCTGTGCCTGCTGCTCGGCTATCCGACCGCGCTTTTGATCCACCGCAGCCGCGGCGTGGCCCAGGTGCTGATCGCGACCGCGATCGTGCTGCCCTATTTCATCGCGATCCTGATCCGCACCTACGCCTGGATGGTGTTGCTGGGCCGCAACGGCCCGGTCAACAAGCTGATGACGGCGCTGGGCGTCTTCGCCGAACCGGCGCAGTTGCTCTTCAACCGCGGCAGCGTCCTGCTCGGCATGACCGCGGTTCTCCTGCCGCTGATGGTCCTCAGCATCTATGCCAGCGTGGCGCGCCTCGACCAGAGCCTGGCGCGCGCCGCTCAGGCCGCCGGGGCAGGGCCGATCGCCGTGTTCTGGCGGGTGCTGTTCCCATTGACCTTGCCAGGCGTCGGGGCCGGCTTCCTGCTGGTCTTCGTGACGGCGCTCGGCTTCTTCATCACGCCGACCCTGCTCGGCGGCCCGGCCGACCAGATGTTCGCCATGCACATCACCCAGCAGGCCGATTTCGCCACCTCGGAGGGTTTTCTGCAGTCGCTGGCCGTGGTTCTGCTGGTCATTACGCTCGCCGTGGTGGGGATCGCCGGCCGCTTCCTCGGCTTCGAGTTCATCTGGGGCGGCAGCAGATTGTCGGATGCGGCGGCGAAGCCGGCCGCCGGCGCGGCGCGGCGCGGTTCCGCGAGGCGGCGTTCACCGGCCAGCGCGGCAGCCGATGCGATCGGCTGGCCGCTGCTGCGCCTGGCCGGCCGCCTGCCGCAGAGTTTCGGCACCTGGACGGTTCGCGTGATGGGCGGCGTCGTGGTGGCCGGGCTGATCCTGCCCATCGTGGTGGTGATGATCATCTCCTTCAGCAGCGCCACCTATCTCACCTTCCCGCCGCCGGCGATCTCGCTGCGCTGGTACGAGAAGTTCTTCTCCGATTCCAACTGGATGGCGGCGTTCTGGAACTCGCTCGCAATCGCCTCCATGTCGGCCTGCATCGCCGTGACGCTGGGTGCGTCGGCGGCAATGGGCATCGTGCGCAGTCGCATCAGGGGCAAGGCTGCGATCATGCTGCTGCTGGTCAGCCCGGTGATCGTGCCGCCGGTGGTGCTCGGCCTCTCACTCTACACGCTGTTCCTGCGTTTCGATCTGGTCGGCTCGATGTGGGGGCTGGCGGCAGCGCACGCGATCGGCGGGCTGCCGATCGTCGTCGTCATCGTCGCGGCCTCGCTGCAGGCGGTCGATCCCAGGCTCGAGCAGGCGGCAGCCGTCCACGGCGCCTCGCCGGTGACCGTGTTCGCCAGCGTCACGCTGCCGGCGATCGCCCCAGGGCTCGCCGCTGCGAGTTTCTTCGCCTTCCTGCATTCGTTCGACGAACTGGTGCTGTCGCTGTTCCTGTCGAGCGCGCATCTGAAAACCCTGCCGCTCATGCTGTGGGCGGACATCAATTACCAGCTCAATCCGGTCCTCGCGGTCGTGTCGACCCTCGAGGTGCTGCTTGTCGTGGGCGGAATAGCTCTCGCGCGGCCGGTCCTGGCCGGGTCGCGGGGCGTGGCGTGA
- a CDS encoding extracellular solute-binding protein produces MFARTIGRLSTALLAATVAASAGTGMAMAQSTEVIMQDPGGGYGEALREVMYDPFEAETGIKVITVQEARSGPRIKAQADAGKAEWDLTFIFDQETKLLGDCCLEDIDYSMLSEPAQKTLAAMPDKLKRKKGVALQVIGVAMVYNKEKFSGDNVPRSWADFWDVEKFPGRRCMPGWPRFVFEAALMADGVEKDKLYPLDMERALKKIAQIKPHIAKWWTTSAQPPQLLLDGEADMCMAYTGSMSKLALEGAPVELEWNQGFVYYDFFSIPKGAPNRENAHKLLSWRLDPQRAAELTSNFPVALPSPVVFEAADPAISIYWANNPKNVSRAIEWSPDYWGAPSPAGNSTNEEYGQEKLNALLAQ; encoded by the coding sequence ATGTTTGCAAGGACGATAGGCAGACTGTCGACGGCGCTGCTTGCGGCGACCGTTGCTGCGAGTGCGGGCACCGGGATGGCGATGGCCCAGAGCACCGAGGTCATCATGCAGGACCCGGGCGGCGGCTACGGCGAGGCGCTGCGCGAGGTGATGTACGACCCGTTCGAGGCGGAGACCGGGATCAAGGTCATCACCGTGCAGGAGGCCCGCAGCGGGCCGCGCATCAAGGCCCAGGCCGACGCCGGCAAGGCCGAATGGGACCTGACCTTCATCTTCGATCAGGAAACCAAGCTGCTCGGCGACTGCTGCCTTGAGGATATCGACTATTCGATGCTGTCCGAGCCGGCCCAGAAGACGCTGGCGGCGATGCCCGACAAGCTGAAACGCAAGAAAGGCGTGGCGCTGCAGGTGATCGGCGTGGCCATGGTCTACAACAAGGAGAAGTTCAGCGGCGACAATGTGCCCAGGAGCTGGGCCGACTTCTGGGACGTCGAGAAGTTCCCGGGCCGCCGCTGCATGCCAGGCTGGCCGCGCTTCGTGTTCGAGGCGGCGCTGATGGCGGACGGGGTCGAGAAGGACAAGCTCTACCCGCTCGACATGGAGCGAGCGCTGAAGAAGATCGCGCAGATCAAGCCACACATCGCCAAATGGTGGACCACCTCCGCCCAGCCGCCGCAGCTGCTGCTGGATGGCGAGGCCGACATGTGCATGGCCTATACAGGCTCGATGAGCAAGCTGGCGCTCGAAGGCGCGCCGGTCGAGCTCGAATGGAACCAGGGCTTCGTCTACTACGACTTCTTCTCGATCCCGAAGGGCGCACCCAACCGGGAGAACGCCCACAAGCTGCTGTCGTGGCGCCTCGACCCGCAGCGCGCGGCCGAACTGACCTCGAATTTCCCGGTGGCGCTGCCATCCCCGGTCGTGTTCGAAGCCGCCGATCCCGCGATCAGCATCTATTGGGCCAACAACCCGAAGAACGTCTCGCGCGCGATCGAATGGAGTCCGGACTACTGGGGCGCGCCGTCGCCGGCCGGCAACTCCACGAATGAGGAGTACGGCCAGGAGAAGCTGAACGCCCTGCTCGCGCAGTAA
- a CDS encoding IclR family transcriptional regulator: protein MDKAFIKGLRLLEALALSEQPRGVTDLAAELKLTKSNVHRLLTTLQTHGYVRQIPPHSTYELTTKIWELGNHVIRRMDLVKLARPAMTRLAAATGETIHLSVLEGTEVLYVDKIESDHHIRAHTSVGARAPAYAVATGKAMLAQLPDSYLERFRPQLKRYTEATRSAMEELRADVELARAQGYAAVLHGEWREGIAACACAILGRNGELVGAIGMSGPDTRIKRKQIKQYSVDVIEAARSISIALGYSPRG, encoded by the coding sequence ATGGACAAAGCCTTCATCAAGGGATTGCGACTTCTGGAGGCGCTTGCGCTCAGTGAACAGCCCCGGGGCGTGACCGACCTGGCCGCCGAGCTCAAGCTCACCAAGAGCAATGTCCACCGCCTGCTGACGACGCTGCAGACGCATGGCTATGTCCGGCAGATCCCGCCGCACAGCACCTATGAGCTGACGACCAAGATCTGGGAGCTCGGCAATCACGTCATCCGCCGCATGGATCTCGTCAAGCTGGCGCGCCCGGCCATGACCAGGCTCGCCGCCGCGACCGGCGAGACGATCCATTTGTCGGTGCTCGAGGGCACCGAGGTCCTCTATGTCGACAAGATCGAGAGCGATCACCACATCCGCGCCCACACCAGCGTCGGCGCCCGGGCGCCCGCCTACGCGGTGGCGACCGGCAAGGCCATGCTGGCGCAGCTTCCCGACAGCTATCTGGAACGCTTCCGCCCGCAGCTGAAGCGCTACACCGAAGCCACACGCTCGGCGATGGAGGAATTGCGGGCGGACGTGGAACTGGCGCGTGCGCAAGGCTACGCGGCCGTCCTGCACGGCGAATGGCGCGAGGGCATCGCTGCCTGCGCCTGCGCCATCCTCGGCCGCAACGGTGAACTGGTCGGCGCGATCGGCATGTCGGGCCCCGACACCCGCATCAAGCGCAAGCAGATCAAGCAGTATTCGGTCGACGTCATCGAGGCCGCACGCAGCATCTCGATCGCACTCGGCTATTCCCCCCGCGGCTGA
- a CDS encoding FAD-binding oxidoreductase, translated as MSVPVPTAIHAGDGVPAALLDRLASILPRNALLVGDAIEPRYQEDRRGRYSARPRFVARPGTTEEVAACLAACNDFAQPLVVQGGRTGLSGGHRIADGEAVLSTERMRLLGAVQPLTRTVLASAGTPLQAVQEAADAAGCQFGVDIGARGSATVGGNVATNAGGIRVLRYGMFRGQVAGLETVLADGTVLSALRGLDKDNAGYDLNQLFIGSEGTLGVVTKALLRLHPKPLDEANAFVAVPSVGSALALLKRLRGAVGPGLSAFEIMLPQAYAGVTGFLGMPRPLAAQAPFYVLAEVQSFRDDQAIERFSASLMEALEEGDAEDAVVSQSPREFQSLWTMRDACSDYVRTRDHIVGGDVSVPLHRIEAFLSASQAAVRRVDPETEFLVFGHLGDGNLHYVLATPKAREAMETVYRMVAESGGSIAAEHGIGIDKKPWLHLSRSAAEIGTMRRLKAALDPKGILNRGRIFDGA; from the coding sequence ATGTCAGTTCCCGTTCCGACTGCCATCCACGCCGGCGACGGCGTCCCCGCCGCGCTGCTCGATCGGCTTGCGTCCATCTTGCCGCGCAATGCCCTGCTCGTCGGGGACGCCATCGAGCCGCGCTACCAGGAGGATCGGAGAGGGCGCTATTCGGCCAGGCCCCGTTTTGTAGCCCGGCCAGGAACGACCGAAGAAGTGGCAGCCTGCCTCGCCGCCTGCAACGATTTCGCCCAGCCGCTGGTTGTCCAGGGCGGCCGGACCGGGCTCTCGGGCGGGCATCGCATCGCCGACGGGGAGGCGGTTCTGTCGACCGAACGCATGCGCCTGCTCGGCGCGGTTCAGCCGCTCACGCGCACGGTGCTTGCCTCGGCCGGCACGCCGCTGCAGGCGGTCCAGGAAGCAGCCGATGCCGCCGGCTGCCAGTTCGGCGTCGACATCGGCGCGCGTGGCTCAGCGACGGTGGGCGGCAACGTCGCCACAAATGCCGGGGGCATCCGCGTGCTGAGATACGGCATGTTCCGCGGCCAGGTGGCGGGGTTGGAGACGGTGCTTGCCGACGGGACGGTACTGTCTGCATTGCGCGGCCTCGACAAGGACAATGCCGGCTACGACCTCAACCAGCTCTTCATCGGCAGCGAGGGAACGCTGGGCGTGGTGACAAAGGCCCTGTTGCGGCTGCATCCAAAACCCCTGGACGAGGCCAACGCATTTGTCGCGGTCCCCTCGGTCGGGTCCGCGCTCGCTCTCCTGAAACGCCTGCGCGGCGCCGTCGGCCCAGGTCTCTCGGCATTCGAGATCATGCTGCCACAGGCCTATGCGGGCGTGACGGGCTTCCTCGGCATGCCACGCCCGCTCGCGGCGCAGGCGCCGTTCTACGTGCTCGCCGAGGTGCAGTCGTTCCGCGACGACCAGGCCATCGAACGCTTTTCGGCGAGCCTCATGGAAGCGCTGGAGGAGGGCGATGCCGAGGATGCGGTGGTCTCGCAGTCGCCGCGCGAGTTCCAATCGCTGTGGACGATGCGGGACGCCTGCTCCGACTATGTGCGCACGCGCGATCACATCGTCGGCGGCGACGTCAGCGTGCCGCTCCACCGCATCGAAGCCTTCCTGAGCGCCAGTCAGGCGGCCGTCCGGCGCGTCGATCCCGAGACGGAGTTCCTCGTCTTCGGCCACCTCGGCGACGGCAATCTGCACTATGTGCTCGCGACGCCGAAAGCTCGCGAGGCCATGGAGACGGTGTATCGCATGGTTGCGGAGAGCGGCGGGTCGATCGCGGCCGAACATGGCATCGGCATCGACAAGAAGCCTTGGCTGCATCTGTCGCGAAGTGCGGCCGAGATCGGGACGATGCGCCGGCTGAAGGCCGCGCTCGATCCAAAGGGCATCCTGAACCGCGGCCGGATCTTCGACGGCGCATGA
- a CDS encoding MucR family transcriptional regulator: MTDETDRRNLDLVGLTADIVAAFVQNNAVPVAGLPDLIATVNAALASLGAPPAVEQPARAPAVNPKKSVFPDHIISLEDGRKFKSMKRHLGLLGMTPDEYRAKWGLAFDYPMVAPSYAAQRSELAKSIGLGRKAGAKMPAKKAPTRKAAAKQKA; this comes from the coding sequence TTGACTGACGAAACAGACCGCCGAAATCTGGATCTGGTGGGCTTGACCGCCGATATCGTCGCGGCTTTTGTCCAAAACAACGCGGTGCCGGTCGCCGGCCTGCCGGATCTCATAGCCACTGTGAACGCCGCTCTCGCTTCCCTGGGGGCGCCGCCCGCAGTCGAGCAGCCCGCGCGGGCCCCGGCGGTCAATCCGAAGAAGTCGGTGTTTCCCGACCACATCATTTCGCTGGAAGACGGCCGCAAGTTCAAGTCGATGAAACGCCATTTGGGGCTGCTTGGCATGACACCCGATGAGTATCGAGCCAAATGGGGGCTGGCGTTTGATTACCCGATGGTGGCGCCAAGCTACGCTGCGCAGCGATCGGAGCTGGCGAAATCAATCGGCCTGGGCCGCAAGGCAGGCGCAAAAATGCCGGCCAAAAAGGCGCCGACCAGGAAGGCGGCAGCAAAGCAGAAGGCCTGA
- a CDS encoding SLC13 family permease, with translation MTVPQILSFAVIVAMMAALVWGRYRYDLVAAAALLLALAIGIVPFDEAFSGFSDDIVVIVGSALLVSAGIARSGIMEVAIRRFAPNLSGVRSQLALLVIVVTILSAFVKNIGALAIMIPIAFQFARRSSVSPSIFLMPMAFGSLLGGLMTQVGTSPNVVVSRVREELTGAAFTMFDFTPVGAALAAAGTTFLVLFYWLLPVREKLGGSVNEAIDIKNYLTEAKIVRDSTVLGKTVADLMKLSGGDAVVTSILRNRTMRMTPLPDVVLKLNDIVLLEGDPAALDRLVSQGKLSVTGNRVSGDDMASEMVAIEAVIGESSPLIGWTAQRLALYHRFNVNLLAVSRHGERLDRRLAEVQLRLGDVVVLQGNAATIPDVLRELGCLPLAERAILLGSVRKGIVPVIILALAMLATAFGLLPVSVAFFAAAVGMVLFRVIPLRDVYQSLDGPILVMLAVLIPVSDSLRSTGATGVIAGELAKLGTVLPATGALTLILVAAMAVTPFLNNAATVLVMAPIAAAFAGDLGYRPEAFLMAVAIGAGCDFLTPIGHQCNTLVMGPGGYRFSDYPRLGLPLSFLVIIVAVPMLMIVWPMN, from the coding sequence ATGACCGTGCCGCAAATCCTGTCATTCGCCGTTATCGTCGCAATGATGGCGGCGCTGGTATGGGGTCGGTATCGATATGATCTGGTTGCAGCCGCGGCACTGTTGCTAGCACTGGCGATCGGCATCGTGCCTTTTGACGAAGCCTTCAGCGGGTTCAGCGACGATATCGTGGTCATTGTCGGCAGTGCCCTGCTGGTGAGCGCAGGCATCGCACGCTCGGGCATCATGGAAGTTGCCATCAGGCGCTTCGCTCCGAACTTGTCGGGCGTTCGCTCGCAACTGGCGCTGCTGGTCATCGTGGTCACGATCCTGTCTGCCTTTGTAAAGAATATCGGCGCGCTCGCGATCATGATCCCGATAGCCTTCCAGTTCGCGCGCCGGTCGAGCGTTTCACCGTCGATATTCCTCATGCCTATGGCGTTCGGGTCACTGCTCGGTGGACTCATGACGCAGGTGGGGACATCTCCCAATGTCGTCGTGTCCCGGGTGCGGGAGGAACTGACCGGCGCCGCCTTCACAATGTTCGACTTCACGCCTGTTGGAGCCGCGCTGGCCGCCGCCGGAACGACCTTCCTGGTGCTTTTCTATTGGTTGCTGCCGGTGCGCGAAAAGCTGGGCGGGTCGGTGAATGAAGCCATCGACATCAAGAATTACCTGACAGAGGCCAAAATTGTCCGCGATTCCACTGTGCTCGGGAAAACCGTCGCAGACCTCATGAAGCTCTCCGGCGGCGATGCTGTCGTGACGTCGATCCTGCGCAACCGGACCATGCGGATGACGCCACTGCCCGACGTCGTCCTCAAACTGAACGATATTGTGCTGCTCGAGGGCGACCCGGCGGCGCTGGATCGCCTTGTCTCCCAGGGCAAGCTCAGCGTTACGGGTAACAGGGTCAGCGGTGACGACATGGCCAGCGAGATGGTCGCCATCGAAGCCGTCATCGGTGAAAGCTCCCCTTTGATCGGCTGGACAGCCCAGCGCCTTGCCCTTTATCACCGCTTCAATGTCAACCTGCTGGCTGTCAGCCGTCACGGCGAGCGCCTCGACCGCAGGCTGGCCGAAGTCCAGCTGAGGCTCGGCGACGTCGTCGTGCTGCAGGGCAATGCAGCGACGATACCCGATGTACTGCGTGAGCTCGGCTGCCTGCCGCTGGCAGAAAGGGCTATCCTGCTTGGCAGCGTCCGTAAGGGTATCGTGCCGGTAATCATCCTTGCTCTCGCCATGCTGGCGACTGCGTTCGGGCTGCTCCCGGTTTCCGTCGCTTTCTTTGCGGCCGCGGTCGGGATGGTGCTTTTCAGGGTCATCCCGCTCCGGGACGTCTACCAATCGCTGGATGGTCCGATCCTCGTCATGCTCGCCGTTCTCATTCCAGTCAGCGATTCGCTGCGCAGCACCGGGGCGACAGGAGTCATCGCCGGCGAGCTTGCCAAACTGGGGACCGTTCTGCCGGCGACCGGCGCACTGACGCTTATCCTTGTCGCCGCGATGGCCGTTACGCCATTCCTCAACAATGCCGCCACCGTTCTGGTCATGGCGCCTATCGCCGCCGCGTTCGCCGGCGATCTCGGCTACAGGCCGGAAGCATTTCTGATGGCAGTCGCCATTGGCGCCGGCTGCGATTTTCTCACCCCGATAGGCCACCAGTGCAACACGCTGGTCATGGGGCCTGGCGGCTACCGTTTCAGCGACTATCCACGCCTGGGACTGCCGTTATCGTTCCTCGTCATCATTGTTGCCGTGCCGATGCTTATGATCGTTTGGCCAATGAACTGA
- a CDS encoding LysR family transcriptional regulator, whose amino-acid sequence MLNQTDLSRVDLNLLVLFETVLEAQHVGQAAGRLNLSPSAVSHGLARLRRLLNDPLFLRTPKGVVPTDRALELAEPVADILARARSVIATAAPFDPATSTRRFTIGAPDGVSAVFLSPLLAELRRLGPRIDISVRQILPPRAVRTIEGVWEPVLADLDARAMDIAVVPADEVPARFVARTLYEEDFVIAMRAGHPFGKDPTLDAFCRMQHLIVSLTGDAYGFVDDILGEHGYSRRVALSVPNFMFALAVIAETDLIAALPKTFVAMYPPRFGVVSAEAPLPLVHSRIRAIASKAALMDAGVAWLFDLLGKP is encoded by the coding sequence ATGCTGAACCAAACTGATCTATCGCGTGTCGACCTTAATCTCCTGGTGTTGTTTGAGACCGTGCTGGAAGCGCAGCATGTCGGTCAGGCGGCGGGAAGACTCAACCTCTCGCCATCGGCGGTCAGTCACGGTCTCGCGCGCCTGCGGCGACTGCTCAACGATCCGTTGTTCCTGCGAACGCCGAAGGGCGTGGTGCCGACCGACCGGGCGTTGGAACTGGCCGAGCCGGTCGCCGACATTCTCGCGCGGGCGCGCAGCGTGATCGCCACTGCCGCGCCGTTCGACCCGGCTACCTCAACACGTCGTTTCACGATCGGCGCACCCGATGGCGTCTCGGCGGTGTTCCTGTCCCCGCTTCTGGCGGAACTACGCAGGCTCGGTCCGCGCATCGACATCAGCGTGCGGCAAATCCTCCCCCCACGCGCCGTTAGGACGATCGAGGGCGTTTGGGAACCGGTCCTCGCCGACCTCGATGCGCGTGCCATGGATATTGCGGTGGTTCCCGCCGACGAGGTTCCGGCGCGGTTCGTTGCCCGGACCCTTTACGAAGAGGATTTCGTGATCGCGATGCGCGCCGGGCACCCGTTTGGCAAAGACCCGACGCTTGATGCATTCTGCCGGATGCAGCATCTGATCGTTTCGCTCACCGGAGATGCCTACGGCTTCGTCGACGATATTCTTGGCGAGCACGGATACTCACGCCGGGTAGCGCTCAGTGTCCCCAACTTCATGTTCGCGCTCGCGGTCATTGCGGAAACCGACCTCATCGCCGCATTGCCCAAGACGTTCGTGGCCATGTACCCGCCGCGATTCGGCGTGGTCAGCGCCGAGGCGCCGCTGCCGCTGGTTCATTCCCGAATTCGCGCGATTGCCTCCAAGGCCGCCCTCATGGATGCGGGCGTGGCCTGGCTCTTTGACCTGCTGGGAAAGCCGTAA
- a CDS encoding cupin domain-containing protein: MSGPSWMHVHESDDEAWHVLEGRLRFKFLDREIDATPGTTVFVPAGLAHTYRAVEPSRYLIILTPKIDRLIARLLDPSEVHDLRSTLGEFDTLLAEQAEQRRSEFLTQ; this comes from the coding sequence ATGTCCGGCCCCTCCTGGATGCATGTTCACGAGTCGGATGACGAGGCATGGCATGTGCTGGAGGGGCGGCTCCGCTTCAAATTCCTGGATCGGGAAATCGACGCCACTCCGGGAACGACGGTCTTCGTGCCCGCAGGTCTGGCACACACCTACCGGGCCGTCGAGCCGAGCCGGTACCTCATCATCCTGACGCCGAAAATCGACCGCCTGATTGCAAGGTTGCTGGACCCGTCGGAGGTTCACGACTTGCGCTCGACACTCGGCGAATTCGACACGCTACTTGCTGAACAAGCTGAGCAGCGACGAAGCGAGTTCCTCACCCAATAA